From Eptesicus fuscus isolate TK198812 chromosome 22, DD_ASM_mEF_20220401, whole genome shotgun sequence, a single genomic window includes:
- the POM121L2 gene encoding POM121-like protein 2, whose protein sequence is MGGYLGKQGPPPPPAEAGADLPQRPVTRQPSQALHQVHRVQHVHRAHPAPRLRPGRRPRDWDPANPASWVANEAWRRFPMRRPQNSIVGPLPSDWWESYLKRTIWSLRHPRAVWSPVTIKITPLAQRGLPARPPAQTIRPAGASASEKPPDPHAKETVLRVLRESKQVRLRLEEPPSQAPERPDSKRGSPEARASAFKPLGKSGNLASFVPSLGPLSLGLSLNRRPSSCSLSSLASSHPAGPLGSKRNAITSSYSSARGLSEPWKRHAPLQMPKWPVKRKSGPQRHSPGPLASKEPPASSGSPGPRSEETPRLRAGLAPPLSLSPPPQLGYAVPAEDLASGTEAGLPWSNKTKKDATDATADPAPDAQSTALPSLSRTRSPAGTAPAEGTDPQVASPGPRASPMSAGEGTSVVHSPLETPSLLAPPRCSRPEPRPGPSAGSEPTAAVSLLTPVPPTSSVTDTTRPPSTCQADTSPRPPGPPAITPTAPSTERTVFGVVRGPAHHLSASAVPAAVSADPTSKPSWRPPPNNEAGVSLPSRISATTAARTPPGLSTPTFKPVFGSIKPLKTRPFSFKQTSPPGSPAATHLFHNLGKTSSIATSTTPVSTPTDSSFKPPRDFGGAGVTRTVGNTSSDASASHTLPLGASHAFRANFSNPVTGFIFPAPQLSTIPMVNAVSIFSQVLPSTAQISPRKSTAHFKGKGSPLSASALVTPSQPTLSSGICNPTSALTVSLGSSSKPLFPLSLGVMPQPAFGASGGQRQGAHQPALSPSFKSSSVLGNSAVVSPTPTPTPAQPAFSSPTRSAFGVWTPSASTFHVPASIQTGAGSTPAGFRFGPASATGFGVVSQTRQLGAQTSVFGSTAPRPFAFGGLVTPMDCGESGDSMTVPDMSSNSGVFSIGAMPSGVTNTVTPFGKGWSQNTQGMTPQNTPFALGRSSISTRKIMFGGPPMAPFAHSLPVPRPVKTGSSFGLGIPSPPAQGSLGRGSFRSAVPSFSIGAKPKNPKNREPGHSRRHHAHKK, encoded by the coding sequence ATGGGCGGTTACCTGGGCAAACAGGggcccccgccacccccggccGAGGCGGGTGCAGACCTGCCCCAGAGGCCCGTGACCCGCCAGCCTTCCCAGGCCCTTCACCAGGTCCACCGGGTTCAGCACGTCCATCGCGCCCACCCTGCGCCGCGGCTCCGACCGGGGAGGAGGCCACGGGACTGGGACCCCGCCAACCCCGCCTCGTGGGTCGCGAACGAGGCCTGGAGGCGCTTCCCCATGCGGCGCCCCCAGAATTCCATCGTGGGGCCGCTCCCCTCGGACTGGTGGGAAAGCTACCTGAAGCGGACCATTTGGTCTCTCCGGCACCCCAGGGCTGTGTGGAGCCCCGTGACCATCAAGATCACTCCTCTGGCTCAGCGAGGGCTCCCCGCCAGGCCGCCGGCGCAGACCATCCGCCCAGCAGGGGCTTCAGCCTCGGAGAAGCCCCCAGACCCTCATGCAAAGGAGACCGTGCTCCGGGTCCTCAGAGAGTCCAAGCAAGTGAGGCTGCGGCTGGAGGAGCCGCCGTCCCAGGCCCCTGAGAGGCCGGACAGCAAGAGGGGGAGCCCCGAGGCCAGAGCATCTGCGTTTAAGCCTCTGGGGAAGAGTGGGAACCTCGCTTCCTTCGTGCCCAGCCTTGGGCCTCTGAGCTTGGGCCTCAGCTTGAACAGGAGGCCCAGTTCCTGCTCCCTGAGCTCCTTGGCCAGCTCACACCCAGCGGGCCCCCTCGGCTCCAAAAGAAACGCGATCACAAGCTCCTACAGCTCCGCCAGAGGCCTCTCCGAGCCTTGGAAGAGACACGCGCCCCTCCAGATGCCCAAGTGGCCGGTGAAAAGGAAAAGCGGTCCTCAGCGGCACTCGCCAGGCCCACTGGCCTCGAAGGAGCCCCCGGCATCGTCCGGCAGCCCCGGGCCGCGAAGTGAGGAGACTCCACGGCTGCGCGCTGGCCTTGCTCCTCCGCTGTCCCTGAGTCCACCCCCGCAGCTTGGTTATGCAGTCCCCGCTGAGGACCTGGCCTCGGGGACAGAAGCTGGGCTTCCGTGGAGCAACAAAACCAAGAAGGATGCAACGGATGCCACCGCAGACCCTGCACCTGACGCTCAGTCTACGGCTCTGCCTTCCCTGTCCCGCACCCGGTCTCCTGCAGGCACCGCTCCAGCCGAGGGCACAGATCCTCAGGTGGCATCTCCAGGTCCACGGGCCTCCCCAATGTCTGCGGGAGAGGGAACCAGTGTGGTCCACTCGCCTCTGGAGACGCccagcctgctggccccacccaggTGCTCCCGGCCAGAACCCCGTCCAGGCCCCTCTGCAGGCTCAGAGCCCACAGCTGCTGTCAGCCTTCTGACCCCTGTTCCTCCCACCTCATCTGTCACTGACACCACACGGCCAccttcaacctgtcaggctgacacgtctcccaggcccccaggcccaccTGCCATCACCCCCACAGCACCCTCAACAGAAAGGACTGTGTTTGGTGTGGTGAGGGGACCAGCTCACCATCTTTCTGCCTCTGCAGTGCCTGCTGCCGTGTCTGCGGACCCCACATCAAAGCCCAGTTGGAGGCCCCCCCCTAACAATGAGGCCGGAGTCTCCTTACCTTCCAGAATCTCAGCCACAACGGCAGCCCGAACCCCTCCAGGCCTCTCAACGCCCACCTTCAAGCCCGTCTTTGGCAGCATCAAACCACTTAAAACGAGGCCTTTCTCCTTCAAGCAGACCTCTCCTCCAGGTTCTCCTGCTGCTACCCACCTcttccacaacctgggcaagacCAGCTCTATAGCCACCTCCACCACCCCAGTCAGCACACCCACAGACTCCTCTTTCAAGCCACCTCGGGATTTTGGTGGAGCAGGTGTTACCAGGACCGTAGGCAACACTTCCTCTGACGCTTCCGCTTCTCACACTCTCCCCCTTGGGGCTTCCCATGCCTTCAGGGCCAACTTCTCAAACCCAGTCACGGGCTTCATTttcccagctccccagctttcTACCATTCCCATGGTAAATGCAGTCAGCATCTTCAGCCAGGTCCTTCCCAGCACTGCCCAGATATCCCCTAGGAAAAGCACTGCCCATTTTAAGGGCAAGGGCAGCCCTCTGTCGGCCTCAGCCCTCGTAACCCCAAGCCAGCCCACATTGTCATCGGGCATCTGCAACCCAACCTCAGCACTCACAGTTTCTTTGGGTTCAAGCTCAAAGCCACTTTTCCCACTATCCCTGGGAGTCATGCCCCAGCCTGCGTTTGGGGCTTCAGGTGGGCAAAGGCAAGGGGCCCACCAACCAGCCCTTAGCCCAAGCTTCAAGAGCTCTTCTGTTTTAGGAAACTCAGCAGTGGtatccccaaccccaaccccaactccAGCTCAGCCAGCCTTCAGCAGCCCCACACGGTCAGCATTCGGGGTGTGGACAccctctgcctccaccttccACGTCCCTGCCAGCATCCAGACCGGTGCAGGCAGCACCCCAGCAGGTTTTCGCTTTGGTCCAGCTAGTGCCACTGGTTTTGGGGTTGTCTCCCAGACCCGCCAGCTTGGGGCTCAGACCTCAGTGTTTGGCAGCACAGCCCCACGACCTTTTGCCTTTGGGGGGTTAGTGACCCCTATGGACTGTGGGGAGTCTGGGGACAGCATGACTGTCCCAGACATGAGCTCCAACTCTGGAGTGTTCTCCATCGGAGCAATGCCCAGTGGCGTCACAAATACCGTCACACCCTTTGGAAAAGGCTGGAGTCAGAACACCCAGGGCATGACCCCCCAGAACACCCCTTTTGCCTTAGGGAGGTCCAGTATTTCTACAAGAAAGATTATGTTTGGAGGCCCTCCCATGGCCCCCTTTGCTCacagcctccctgtccccagaCCAGTTAAGACGGGCAGTAGCTTTGGCTTAGGGATTCCCTCTCCGCCTGCCCAGGGCTCCCTTGGGAGAGGGTCTTTCAGATCAGCAGTCCCTTCATTTTCCATTGGTGCCAAACCAAAAAACCCAAAGAATCGGGAGCCAGGGCATTCCCGAAGGCATCATGCCCACAAGAAATAG
- the ZNF184 gene encoding zinc finger protein 184 isoform X1 — MEDLPSPVSALVQGGHTILPSASFQESVTFKDVVVDFTQEEWKQLDPVQRDLFRDVTLENYTHLVSIGLQVSKPDVISQLEQGTEPWSVEPGIPVGGFGDWETRPENNLSVPEPSPEAVVEKHKSDESWSSNSSEAWLSKESLERHQANEQTLPKEIKITEKTIPHLERDHVNHDFEKSINISSNLVPQQDVSPKETATKTSTKQNLKPVKKEKSCKCNECGKAFSYCSALIRHQRTHTGEKPYKCNECEKAFSRSENLINHQRIHTGDKPYKCDQCGKGFIEGPSLTQHQRIHTGEKPYKCEECGKAFSQRTHLVQHHRIHTGEKPYTCNECGKAFSQRGHFMEHQKIHTGEKPFKCAECDKTFTRSTHLTQHQKIHTGEKTYKCNECGKAFNGPSTFIRHHMIHTGEKPYECNECGKAFSQHSNLTQHQKTHTGEKPYDCAECGKSFSYWSSLAQHLKIHTGEKPYKCNECGKAFSYCSSLTQHRRIHTREKPFECSECGKAFSYLSNLNQHQKTHTQEKAYECKECGKAFIRSSSLAKHERIHTGEKPYQCHECGKTFSYGSSLIQHRKIHTGERPYKCNECGRAFNQNIHLTQHKRIHTGAKPYECGECGKAFRHCSSLAQHQKTHTEEKPYQCNKCEKAFSQSSHLTQHERIHTGEKPYKCNECDKAFSRSTHLTEHQNTHTGEKPYNCNECRKTFSQSTYLIQHQRVHSGEKPFGCNDCGKAFRYRSALNKHQRLHSGI; from the exons ATGGAAG ATCTGCCCTCTCCAGTATCTGCCCTTGTCCAAGGGGGACATACTATACTCCCATCAGCCAGTTTTCAG GAATCAGTGACCTTCAAGGATGTGGTGGTGGACTTTACCCAGGAAGAATGGAAACAGCTGGATCCTGTACAGAGAGATTTATTCAGGGATGTGACATTGGAAAATTACACACACCTGGTCTCTATAG GACTCCAAGTTTCCAAACCTGATGTGATTTCCCAGTTAGAGCAAGGGACAGAGCCGTGGAGTGTGGAGCCAGGCATTCCAGTGGGTGGCTTTGGAG actGGGAAACAAGACCAGAAAATAACTTATCAGTCCCAGAGCCATCTCCAGAGGCAGTAGTAGAAAAACACAAAAGTGATGAGTCTTGGAGTTCTAACTCCTCAGAAGCATGGTTATCTAAAGAAAGTCTAGAGAGGCATCAGGCAAATGAACAGACAttgccaaaggaaataaaaataactgagaaAACAATACCACATTTGGAGAGAGACCATGTAAATCATGACTTTGAAAAAAGCATCAATATTAGTTCAAACCTAGTACCACAACAGGACGTATCTCCAAAAGAGACTGCTACTAAAACAAGCACCAAACAGAATTTAAAACCagttaaaaaagagaaatcttgTAAGTGCAATGAGTGTGGGAAAGCTTTTAGTTATTGTTCGGCGCTTATTCGCCATCAGCGAACAcatactggagaaaaaccttacaaGTGCAATGAATGCGAGAAAGCTTTTAGCAGGAGCGAAAACCTTATAAACCATCaaagaattcatactggagatAAACCATATAAATGTGATCAATGTGGAAAAGGCTTCATTGAGGGACCATCTCTTACTCAACATCAAAGAATTCATACGGGAGAAAAACCCTATAAATGTgaggaatgtgggaaagcctttagtcAGAGGACCCATCTTGTTCAGCATCATAGAATTCATACCGGTGAGAAGCCATATACttgtaatgaatgtggaaaagcctttAGCCAGAGAGGCCACTTTATGGAACATCAGAaaattcatacaggagaaaaaccATTTAAATGTGCTGAGTGTGATAAGACCTTCACAAGGAGCACTCACCTTACTCAACATCAAAAAATCCATACTGGAGAGAAAACCTATaagtgtaatgaatgtgggaaggccttcaaTGGGCCCTCAACATTTATCCGTCATCATATGATTCACACTGGTGAAAAACCGTATGAATGCAATGAATGCGGAAAAGCCTTCAGTCAGCACTCAAACCTCACTCAACATCAGAAAACGCACACTGGGGAGAAACCTTATGATTGTGCTGAATGTGGAAAGTCCTTTAGTTACTGGTCATCCCTGGCTCAACATCTGAaaattcatactggagaaaaaccttacaaatgcaatgaatgtgggaaggccttcagtTACTGCTCATCCCTTACACAGCACCGCCGAATCCATACCAGAGAAAAGCCCTttgaatgcagtgaatgtgggaaggctTTCAGTTACCTCTCAAACCTTAACCAGCATCAGAAGACTCATACCCAAGAGAAAGCTTacgaatgtaaggaatgtgggaaagcctttattCGGAGTTCGTCTCTTGCTAAACACGAAAGAATTCATACTGGTGAGAAACCCTATCAGTGTCATGAATGTGGGAAAACCTTTAGTTATGGCTCATCCCTTATTCAGCATAGGAAAATACATACTGGAGAAAGACCGTACaagtgcaatgaatgtgggagAGCCTTCAACCAGAACATACACCTTACACAACATAAGAGGATTCACACGGGAGCAAAGCCTTATGAGTGTGGTGAGTGTGGCAAAGCCTTTCGACATTGTTCATCTCTTGCTCAGCATCAAAAAACGCACACAGAAGAAAAGCCCTACCAGTGTAATAAATGTGAAAAGGCGTTTAGCCAGAGCTCCCATCTGACTCAGCATGAAAgaatccacactggagagaagccgtaTAAGTGTAACGAATGTGACAAAGCCTTCAGCCGGAGCACTCACCTGACTGAGCATCAGAACACTCACACTGGGGAGAAGCCATACAACTGTAATGAATGCAGGAAAACTTTCAGCCAGAGCACTTACCTCATTCAGCATCAGAGGGTTCATTCGGGAGAGAAACCTTTTGGATGTAATGATTGTGGAAAAGCCTTCAGGTATCGTTCTGCTCTCAACAAACATCAGAGGCTGCACTCTGGCATATGA
- the PRSS16 gene encoding thymus-specific serine protease, producing MALGPALWLGPLLLASLGGSSTPASLLRRLSEHIQRFQESSVLGLSLDPGVAALPREGWLEQPLDPFNASDRRTFLQRYWINDQHWTSRDGPVFLHLGGEGSLWPGSVMRGHPAALAPALGALVIGLEHRFYGLSIPAGGLNMAQLRFLSSRHALADVVSARLALSRLHNVSSSSPWVCFGGSYAGSLAVWARLKFPHLLFAAVASSAPVRAVLDFSAYNEVVSRSLTNTAIGGSLECRAAVSTAFAEVERRLRAGDEARTALRAELGACSSLGLAEDRAELLGALQALVGGAVQYNGQAGTPLSVRQLCGLLLEGRRNGSRPVPYHGLRRAVQLVMHSLGQRCLSFSRAETLAQLRVTEPQVSGVGDRQWLYQTCTEFGFYVTCEDPTCPFSKLPALPSQLELCEQVFGLSTSSIVQAVAQTNSYYGGQTPVATQVLFVNGDSDPWHVLSVTQALGPSMSALLIPNASHCLDMAPERPSDTPSLRLGRQSILQQLQTWLKLAKKSLVRGGV from the exons atggccctgggccctgccctgtggCTGGGCCCTCTGCTCCTGGCTTCCCTCGGGGGGTCCTCAACTCCAG CCTCCCTCCTTAGGCGCCTCAGCGAGCACATTCAGCGTTTTCAGGAGAGCTCTGTCCTGGGCCTGAGTCTGGACCCGGGGGTGGCGGCCCTCCCTAGAGAGGGGTGGCTGGAGCAGCCCCTGGACCCCTTCAATGCGTCTGACAGGAGGACCTTCCTACAG CGGTACTGGATAAACGACCAGCACTGGACCAGCCGGGATGGACCCGTATTCCTGCATCTGGGCGGCGAGGGCAGCCTCTGGCCGGGCTCAGTGATGAGAG GgcaccctgcagccctggccccagccTTGGGGGCCCTGGTGATAGGCCTGGAACACAGGTTTTATGGCCTGAGCATACCTGCTGGGGGCCTGAACATGGCCCAACTCCGCTTCTTGTCCAGCCGCCATGC GCTGGCCGACGTGGTCTCCGCCCGCCTCGCGCTCTCCCGCCTCCACAACGTCTCCTCTTCCAGCCCCTGGGTCTGCTTCGGAGGCTCCTATGCCGGCTCCCTGGCCGTCTGGGCGCGGCTGAAG TTCCCGCATCTCCTCTTCGCCGCGGTCGCCTCCTCGGCCCCAGTGCGGGCCGTGCTGGATTTCTCCGCGTACAACGAG GTGGTGTCCAGGAGCCTCACGAACACGGCGATCGGCGGGTCCCTGGAA TGCCGGGCGGCGGTGTCCACGGCTTTCGCGGAGGTGGAGCGGCGGTTGCGCGCGGGAGACGAGGCCCGTACAGCTCTGAGGGCTGAGCTGGGCGCCTGCTCGTCCCTGGGCCTTGCGGAGGACCGGGCGGAGCTGCTGGGGGCGCTGCAGGCGCTGGTGGGGGGCGCAGTGCAGTATAACGGGCAGGCGGGGACGCCGCTGAGCGTGCGGCAGCTCTGCGGACTCCTGCTCGAGGGCAGGCGCAATGGCAGCCGCCCTGTGCCCTACCACGGGCTTCGTCGGGCGGTGCAG CTTGTCATGCACAGCCTGGGCCAGAGGTGTTTAAGCTTCTCCCGAGCAGAGACATTGGCACAGCTGAGGGTCACAGAACCCCAAGTGTCCGGCGTGGGTGACCGGCAGTGGTTGTACCAGACATGTACTGAGTTCGGCTTCT ATGTCACCTGTGAGGACCCCACATGTCCTTTCTCCAAACTCCCAGCACTGCCCTCCCagctggagctgtgtgagcaggtGTTTGGGCTTTCAACCTCGTCCATAGTCCAGGCTGTGGCTCAGACGAACTCCTACTACGGTGGCCAGACCCCAGTGGCCACCCAGGTGCTGTTCGTGAATG GGGATTCGGACCCCTGGCATGTGCTGAGTGTAACACAGGCCTTGGGACCCTCCATGTCAGCCCTTCTCATCCCCAATGCCTCTCACTGCTTGGATATGGCACCTGAGCGGCCCTCAGACACCCCCAGCCTCCGCCTAGGGCGCCAG AGCATCTTGCAGCAGCTGCAGACCTGGCTCAAGCTGGCAAAGAAGAGCTTGGTTAGGGGTGGGGTCTGA
- the ZNF184 gene encoding zinc finger protein 184 isoform X2, with protein MWQESVTFKDVVVDFTQEEWKQLDPVQRDLFRDVTLENYTHLVSIGLQVSKPDVISQLEQGTEPWSVEPGIPVGGFGDWETRPENNLSVPEPSPEAVVEKHKSDESWSSNSSEAWLSKESLERHQANEQTLPKEIKITEKTIPHLERDHVNHDFEKSINISSNLVPQQDVSPKETATKTSTKQNLKPVKKEKSCKCNECGKAFSYCSALIRHQRTHTGEKPYKCNECEKAFSRSENLINHQRIHTGDKPYKCDQCGKGFIEGPSLTQHQRIHTGEKPYKCEECGKAFSQRTHLVQHHRIHTGEKPYTCNECGKAFSQRGHFMEHQKIHTGEKPFKCAECDKTFTRSTHLTQHQKIHTGEKTYKCNECGKAFNGPSTFIRHHMIHTGEKPYECNECGKAFSQHSNLTQHQKTHTGEKPYDCAECGKSFSYWSSLAQHLKIHTGEKPYKCNECGKAFSYCSSLTQHRRIHTREKPFECSECGKAFSYLSNLNQHQKTHTQEKAYECKECGKAFIRSSSLAKHERIHTGEKPYQCHECGKTFSYGSSLIQHRKIHTGERPYKCNECGRAFNQNIHLTQHKRIHTGAKPYECGECGKAFRHCSSLAQHQKTHTEEKPYQCNKCEKAFSQSSHLTQHERIHTGEKPYKCNECDKAFSRSTHLTEHQNTHTGEKPYNCNECRKTFSQSTYLIQHQRVHSGEKPFGCNDCGKAFRYRSALNKHQRLHSGI; from the exons ATGTGGCAA GAATCAGTGACCTTCAAGGATGTGGTGGTGGACTTTACCCAGGAAGAATGGAAACAGCTGGATCCTGTACAGAGAGATTTATTCAGGGATGTGACATTGGAAAATTACACACACCTGGTCTCTATAG GACTCCAAGTTTCCAAACCTGATGTGATTTCCCAGTTAGAGCAAGGGACAGAGCCGTGGAGTGTGGAGCCAGGCATTCCAGTGGGTGGCTTTGGAG actGGGAAACAAGACCAGAAAATAACTTATCAGTCCCAGAGCCATCTCCAGAGGCAGTAGTAGAAAAACACAAAAGTGATGAGTCTTGGAGTTCTAACTCCTCAGAAGCATGGTTATCTAAAGAAAGTCTAGAGAGGCATCAGGCAAATGAACAGACAttgccaaaggaaataaaaataactgagaaAACAATACCACATTTGGAGAGAGACCATGTAAATCATGACTTTGAAAAAAGCATCAATATTAGTTCAAACCTAGTACCACAACAGGACGTATCTCCAAAAGAGACTGCTACTAAAACAAGCACCAAACAGAATTTAAAACCagttaaaaaagagaaatcttgTAAGTGCAATGAGTGTGGGAAAGCTTTTAGTTATTGTTCGGCGCTTATTCGCCATCAGCGAACAcatactggagaaaaaccttacaaGTGCAATGAATGCGAGAAAGCTTTTAGCAGGAGCGAAAACCTTATAAACCATCaaagaattcatactggagatAAACCATATAAATGTGATCAATGTGGAAAAGGCTTCATTGAGGGACCATCTCTTACTCAACATCAAAGAATTCATACGGGAGAAAAACCCTATAAATGTgaggaatgtgggaaagcctttagtcAGAGGACCCATCTTGTTCAGCATCATAGAATTCATACCGGTGAGAAGCCATATACttgtaatgaatgtggaaaagcctttAGCCAGAGAGGCCACTTTATGGAACATCAGAaaattcatacaggagaaaaaccATTTAAATGTGCTGAGTGTGATAAGACCTTCACAAGGAGCACTCACCTTACTCAACATCAAAAAATCCATACTGGAGAGAAAACCTATaagtgtaatgaatgtgggaaggccttcaaTGGGCCCTCAACATTTATCCGTCATCATATGATTCACACTGGTGAAAAACCGTATGAATGCAATGAATGCGGAAAAGCCTTCAGTCAGCACTCAAACCTCACTCAACATCAGAAAACGCACACTGGGGAGAAACCTTATGATTGTGCTGAATGTGGAAAGTCCTTTAGTTACTGGTCATCCCTGGCTCAACATCTGAaaattcatactggagaaaaaccttacaaatgcaatgaatgtgggaaggccttcagtTACTGCTCATCCCTTACACAGCACCGCCGAATCCATACCAGAGAAAAGCCCTttgaatgcagtgaatgtgggaaggctTTCAGTTACCTCTCAAACCTTAACCAGCATCAGAAGACTCATACCCAAGAGAAAGCTTacgaatgtaaggaatgtgggaaagcctttattCGGAGTTCGTCTCTTGCTAAACACGAAAGAATTCATACTGGTGAGAAACCCTATCAGTGTCATGAATGTGGGAAAACCTTTAGTTATGGCTCATCCCTTATTCAGCATAGGAAAATACATACTGGAGAAAGACCGTACaagtgcaatgaatgtgggagAGCCTTCAACCAGAACATACACCTTACACAACATAAGAGGATTCACACGGGAGCAAAGCCTTATGAGTGTGGTGAGTGTGGCAAAGCCTTTCGACATTGTTCATCTCTTGCTCAGCATCAAAAAACGCACACAGAAGAAAAGCCCTACCAGTGTAATAAATGTGAAAAGGCGTTTAGCCAGAGCTCCCATCTGACTCAGCATGAAAgaatccacactggagagaagccgtaTAAGTGTAACGAATGTGACAAAGCCTTCAGCCGGAGCACTCACCTGACTGAGCATCAGAACACTCACACTGGGGAGAAGCCATACAACTGTAATGAATGCAGGAAAACTTTCAGCCAGAGCACTTACCTCATTCAGCATCAGAGGGTTCATTCGGGAGAGAAACCTTTTGGATGTAATGATTGTGGAAAAGCCTTCAGGTATCGTTCTGCTCTCAACAAACATCAGAGGCTGCACTCTGGCATATGA